In the genome of Candoia aspera isolate rCanAsp1 chromosome 1, rCanAsp1.hap2, whole genome shotgun sequence, one region contains:
- the L2HGDH gene encoding L-2-hydroxyglutarate dehydrogenase, mitochondrial isoform X2 → MWQGRLIVAVEHEEIPRLKALYERGIQNNVRGLKLITSKEIQAKEPYCRGLMALDSPCTGIVNYRQVALAYAEDFQATGGTVLTEFEVEDMEMAKESADGSKEGMKYPIVVRNSKGKEVRCRHLVSCAGLYSDRLSQISGCHPEPRIVPFRGDYLVLKPEKCYLVRGNIYPVPDPRFPFLGIHFTPRMDGSVWLGPNAVLAFKREGYRFYDFSIQDFMDATAYSGLWKLVLKNFSYGMGEMYRACFLNAQLKQLQKIIPEVTINDIQRGPAGVRAQALDNGGNLIDDFVFDSGTGDIAARILHVRNAPSPAATSSLAIAKMIANEVEQRFEL, encoded by the exons CTGATTGTTGCAGTTGAACATGAAGAAATTCCAAGACTCAAGGCACTTTATGAAAGGGGGATACAGAATAACGTACGGGGGCTGAAACTAATCACTTCCAAAGAAATACAAGCCAAGGAACCCTACTGTCGG GGGTTGATGGCTCTGGATTCCCCATGCACCGGCATTGTGAACTACAGGCAGGTGGCCCTAGCCTATGCTGAAGATTTTCAGGCAACTGGAGGTACTGTGTTGACGGAGTTTGAGGTGGAAGACATGGAAATGGCAAAGGAAAGTGCTGACGGAAGTAAAGAAG GGATGAAATATCCAATTGTTGTTAGAAATTCAAAG GGGAAGGAGGTCCGATGCCGACATCTTGTGTCCTGTGCAGGACTTTACTCAGATCGACTCTCTCAGATCAGTGGTTGTCACCCAGAGCCCCGCATTGTGCCTTTCCGGGGTGATTATTTGGTGCTGAAGCCAGAGAAGTGCTATTTAGTTAGAGGAAATATTTATCCG GTACCTGATCCCCGTTTCCCCTTTCTGGGCATTCATTTTACCCCACGGATGGATGGCAGTGTCTGGCTTGGGCCCAATGCAGTCCTTGCATTTAAACGAGAGGGCTACAGATTTTATGACTTCAGCATCCAAGATTTTATGGATGCAACTGCTTACAG TGGCTTATGGAAACTAGTGCTGAAGAATTTTTCATACGGGATGGGAGAAATGTACAGAGCATGTTTTCTAAATGCCCAATTGAAGCAGCTGCAAAAAATCATCCCTGAAGTTACTATCAATGATATTCAGag AGGGCCTGCTGGAGTCAGAGCTCAAGCCTTGGACAATGGTGGGAACTTGATTGATGATTTTGTGTTTGATAGTGGTACTGGAGACATTGCTGCCCGAATACTCCATGTCAGGAATGCTCCTTCGCCTGCTGCTACCTCCTCCCTTGCCATTGCAAAAATGATAGCCAATGAGGTGGAGCAGAGATTTGAACTGTGA
- the L2HGDH gene encoding L-2-hydroxyglutarate dehydrogenase, mitochondrial isoform X3, with translation MALDSPCTGIVNYRQVALAYAEDFQATGGTVLTEFEVEDMEMAKESADGSKEGMKYPIVVRNSKGKEVRCRHLVSCAGLYSDRLSQISGCHPEPRIVPFRGDYLVLKPEKCYLVRGNIYPVPDPRFPFLGIHFTPRMDGSVWLGPNAVLAFKREGYRFYDFSIQDFMDATAYSGLWKLVLKNFSYGMGEMYRACFLNAQLKQLQKIIPEVTINDIQRGPAGVRAQALDNGGNLIDDFVFDSGTGDIAARILHVRNAPSPAATSSLAIAKMIANEVEQRFEL, from the exons ATGGCTCTGGATTCCCCATGCACCGGCATTGTGAACTACAGGCAGGTGGCCCTAGCCTATGCTGAAGATTTTCAGGCAACTGGAGGTACTGTGTTGACGGAGTTTGAGGTGGAAGACATGGAAATGGCAAAGGAAAGTGCTGACGGAAGTAAAGAAG GGATGAAATATCCAATTGTTGTTAGAAATTCAAAG GGGAAGGAGGTCCGATGCCGACATCTTGTGTCCTGTGCAGGACTTTACTCAGATCGACTCTCTCAGATCAGTGGTTGTCACCCAGAGCCCCGCATTGTGCCTTTCCGGGGTGATTATTTGGTGCTGAAGCCAGAGAAGTGCTATTTAGTTAGAGGAAATATTTATCCG GTACCTGATCCCCGTTTCCCCTTTCTGGGCATTCATTTTACCCCACGGATGGATGGCAGTGTCTGGCTTGGGCCCAATGCAGTCCTTGCATTTAAACGAGAGGGCTACAGATTTTATGACTTCAGCATCCAAGATTTTATGGATGCAACTGCTTACAG TGGCTTATGGAAACTAGTGCTGAAGAATTTTTCATACGGGATGGGAGAAATGTACAGAGCATGTTTTCTAAATGCCCAATTGAAGCAGCTGCAAAAAATCATCCCTGAAGTTACTATCAATGATATTCAGag AGGGCCTGCTGGAGTCAGAGCTCAAGCCTTGGACAATGGTGGGAACTTGATTGATGATTTTGTGTTTGATAGTGGTACTGGAGACATTGCTGCCCGAATACTCCATGTCAGGAATGCTCCTTCGCCTGCTGCTACCTCCTCCCTTGCCATTGCAAAAATGATAGCCAATGAGGTGGAGCAGAGATTTGAACTGTGA
- the LOC134488237 gene encoding microtubule-associated protein futsch-like, with translation MSFGQQTYSIISLGETAWLNRRSGKLMRNQSQQTNDSWLQNYREKKHKLASKDILSKRNEPEVQKSQRISPESGSSEQSTVFEARRSREQAAVLESLKDSKQSPSLESQRSSKQLISLETENTSELPAISEPQKSEQSVVPESQTSGEWFAMLYSQKVGGQLTVPEYQRDNNESMLSELWKGGELSAASEFQRGREEPTISKSQKATEHSVAPDFQRNSRETIFPASRRGSEKSTVSESWRASEEHEFQKATEPPSNIQSHKTSEQFFMSGSKTNFFPEKWEPSEPFFLPEFQRATETSSMPHSQRASEPPSIPQSQQPSKPPSLSPSRKGSEPPISQKASGLLPVSGSQKTDLPPVSESWTDRKQIISSESEIGSEYPTLLDLLKGSGQADVQEFPECSEQPICPESQKLDEPAVPESPNNSEQPTNPEFQRGSEHSFVLESQKSSEQLAVLESQMDSKQPVIPESQRSTELLIESRYRRDSVKPDTSESQRCSETLIMPKSQRDGEQAIMPESWNVSQQSTASLPQWESKQPAVVKAEPQLDAEKENEVVGDSTLESDINQSKQKPSFSEKAQQTYSIISVGINTWISSRTGKLITCSSQQTERSWLQDHRARKVNLTSKGSLARNFAAEAAKTEFDKIHHPEDDRKEVVAQQDTCKDESQPENQMTAAALIEDKGLISSEGHEAEKELQESCKDEPIVGSQQEESLQSQRVSLQEDALIDGVPKPVILASQQSGQEIVMVASKLAEVVESSQPSEHANFPSRCISQQPEVTASQQSSQQTEKAASKQISQQAAIATSRQPSKQAEVAASRHASQQAAIATSRQPSKQAEVAASRHASQQTEIATSRQPSKQAEVAASRHASQQTEIATSRQPSKQAEVAASRHASQQTEIATSRQPSKQAEVAASRHASQQTEIATSRQPSKQAEVAASRHASQQTEIATSRQPSKQAEVAASRQASKQTEIATFRQPSKQAEVAASRQASQQTEIATSRQPSKQAEVAASRQASKQTEIATSRQPSKQAEVAASRQASKQTEIATFRQPSKQAEVAASQRASQQQEIMTSQQGEGMALQISRKLDLEQELRQGSKQYMKHEFHCNNIIWNTSASEVQQSCESESRSTLDSLTSYTEGEDEAQQTYSRISLENGVWLNRKTGKLLRNHSQQTSLSSFSKTTLEDNGNSAGCPKSPTSDVKVSEIKPGQATSSSSEPAQMVLSNLSILQSWEEEQSTEEVEKVLTSHVSGTTPLSVQSSLAYVEVKYDTMLTCNSVSVPEGSWINLKTGKVLSSHYQQTDESSFQKFEEDVQPIRHPSYTPELSCYDLTDREISEGSQPTCCSDAYMESEMPDG, from the coding sequence ATGTCATTTGGTCAACAAACATACAGCATCATTTCACTGGGGGAAACTGCTTGGTTAAACAGAAGATCTGGCAAATTAATGAGAAACCAAAGCCAGCAGACTAATGATAGTTGGCTTCAGAATTATAGAGAGAAAAAACACAAACTTGCCAGTAAAGATATTCTGTCAAAGAGAAATGAACCTGAGGTTCAAAAATCTCAAAGAATCAGTCCAGAGTCAGGGAGTAGTGAACAATCCACTGTGTTTGAGGCCAGAAGAAGCAGAGAACAGGCTGCTGTGCTTGAGTCCCTTAAGGACAGTAAGCAGTCCCCAAGTCTAGAATCCCAGAGAAGCAGCAAACAGCTTATATCCCTTGAAACTGAGAATACGAGTGAACTGCCTGCTATATCGGAGCCCCAGAAGAGTGAACAGTCTGTTGTTCCAGAATCTCAAACAAGTGGTGAATGGTTTGCCATGCTTTATTCCCAGAAGGTTGGTGGCCAGCTCACCGTTCCAGAATATCAAAGGGATAACAACGAATCCATGCTCTCTGAGCTCTGGAAAGGTGGGGAGCTGTCTGCTGCCTCAGAATTCCAAAGGGGCAGGGAAGAGCCCACTATATCTAAATCCCAGAAGGCCACTGAACACTCAGTTGCTCCTGACTTCCAAAGGAACAGCAGAGAGACTATTTTTCCTGCATCTCGAAGAGGTAGTGAAAAATCTACAGTGTCTGAATCCTGGAGGGCCAGTGAAGAACATGAGTTCCAGAAGGCTACTGAGCCACCCAGCAACATACAGTCCCACAAGACTAGTGAACAGTTTTTTATGAGTGGATCCAAAACCAACTTTTTTCCTGAGAAATGGGAGCCCAGTGAGCCATTCTTCTTGCCTGAATTCCAGAGAGCCACTGAAACTTCCAGCATGCCCCATTCCCAGAGGGCTAGTGAACCCCCCAGCATACCCCAGTCCCAGCAGCCTAGTAAACCACCCAGCTTGTCCCCATCCAGGAAAGGTAGTGAACCACCCATATCCCAGAAAGCTAGTGGATTACTTCCTGTATCTGGGTCCCAGAAGACAGATCTTCCCCCAGTTTCTGAGTCCTGGACTGACAGAAAACAAATCATTTCTTCAGAATCTGAAATTGGCAGTGAATATCCCACTTTGCTTGACTTACTTAAAGGCAGTGGACAGGCTGATGTTCAAGAATTCCCAGAATGCAGTGAACAGCCCATCTGCCCTGAGTCCCAGAAGTTGGATGAACCTGCTGTACCTGAGTCCCCAAATAATAGTGAACAGCCCACTAATCCAGAATTCCAAAGAGGCAGTGAACACTCTTTTGTGCTTGAATCCCAAAAGAGCAGTGAACAACTTGCTGTATTGGAGTCCCAAATGGATAGCAAACAGCCTGTCATCCCTGAATCCCAAAGGAGCACTGAACTATTGATTGAATCCAGATACAGGAGGGACAGTGTGAAGCCTGATACATCAGAATCTCAAAGATGCAGTGAAACACTCATCATGCCCAAATCCCAGAGAGATGGTGAACAAGCCATCATGCCTGAGTCCTGGAATGTTAGCCAACAATCCACTGCATCACTGCCCCAGTGGGAAAGTAAGCAGCCTGCTGTGGTAAAGGCAGAACCCCAGCTGGATGCTGAAAAAGAGAATGAAGTAGTTGGGGATAGTACTCTTGAAAGTGACATAAATCAGTCAAAACAAAAGCCTTCATTTTCTGAAAAAGCTCAGCAAACATATAGCATTATTTCAGTTGGAATTAATACCTGGATAAGCAGCAGAACTGGTAAATTAATTACATGTAGTAGTCAACAAACTGAGAGAAGTTGGCTTCAGGATCACAGAGCAAGAAAAGTAAATCTCACATCTAAAGGAAGCTTGGCTAGGAATTTTGCAGCTGAAGCAGCAAAAACTGAATTTGATAAAATACATCACCCTGAGGATGACAGAAAGGAAGTTGTAGCACAGCAAGATACTTGTAAGGATGAATCTCAACCTGAGAATCAGATGACAGCAGCAGCATTGATTGAAGACAAAGGACTAATATCTTCTGAAGGTCATGAAGCAGAAAAAGAACTGCAGGAGTCTTGCAAAGATGAACCCATTGTGGGAAGCCAACAAGAGGAGTCGCTGCAGTCCCAAAGAGTGAGTCTACAGGAGGATGCTTTAATAGATGGAGTCCCAAAGCCTGTGATACTAGCTTCCCAACAATCTGGCCAAGAGATAGTGATGGTGGCATCCAAACTGGCTGAGGTGGTAGAATCATCCCAACCCAGCGAACATGCAAATTTTCCATCTCGATGCATCAGCCAACAGCCAGAGGTGACAGCATCCCAACAAAGTAGCCAGCAGACAGAGAAAGCAGCATCCAAGCAGATTAGCCAGCAGGCAGCGATAGCAACATCCCGGCAGCCCAGCAAGCAGGCAGAGGTGGCAGCATCCCGACATGCCAGCCAGCAGGCAGCGATAGCAACATCCCGGCAGCCCAGCAAGCAGGCAGAGGTGGCAGCATCCCGACATGCCAGCCAGCAGACAGAGATAGCAACATCCCGGCAGCCCAGCAAGCAGGCAGAGGTGGCAGCATCCCGACATGCCAGCCAGCAGACAGAGATAGCAACATCCCGGCAGCCCAGCAAGCAGGCGGAGGTGGCAGCATCCCGACATGCCAGCCAGCAGACAGAGATAGCAACATCCCGGCAGCCCAGCAAGCAGGCGGAGGTGGCAGCATCCCGACATGCCAGCCAGCAGACAGAGATAGCAACATCCCGGCAGCCCAGCAAGCAGGCGGAGGTGGCAGCATCCCGACATGCCAGCCAGCAGACAGAGATAGCAACATCCCGGCAGCCCAGCAAGCAGGCGGAGGTGGCAGCATCCCGACAAGCCAGCAAGCAGACAGAGATAGCAACATTCCGGCAGCCCAGCAAGCAGGCGGAGGTGGCAGCATCCCGACAAGCCAGCCAGCAGACAGAGATAGCAACATCCCGGCAGCCCAGCAAGCAGGCGGAGGTGGCAGCATCCCGACAAGCCAGCAAGCAGACAGAGATAGCAACATCCCGGCAGCCCAGCAAGCAGGCGGAGGTGGCAGCATCCCGACAAGCCAGCAAGCAGACAGAGATAGCAACATTCCGGCAGCCCAGCAAGCAGGCAGAGGTGGCAGCATCCCAGCGAGCCAGCCAACAGCAAGAAATAATGACATCTCAACAGGGGGAAGGAATGGCTCTCCAAATAAGCAGGAAATTGGACTTGGAGCAGGAACTCAGACAAGGAAGCAAGCAGTATATGAAACACGAATTTCACTGTAATAACATCATTTGGAACACATCAGCAAGTGAAGTTCAGCAGTCTTGTGAGTCTGAAAGCAGGAGTACCCTTGACAGTTTAACATCATATACAGAGGGAGAAGATGAAGCTCAGCAGACATACAGCAGAATTTCTCTAGAAAATGGTGTCTGGCTAAATAGAAAAACTGGAAAATTACTGAGAAACCATAGCCAGCAGACAAGTTTGAGCTCATTTAGTAAAACAACTCTGGAGGACAATGGAAATTCCGCAGGATGTCCCAAATCCCCCACATCTGATGTGAAAGTGAGTGAAATAAAACCTGGTCAGGCAACTTCCAGTAGCAGTGAACCAGCTCAAATGGTTTTATCAAATCTCAGCATTCTGCAATCTTGGGAAGAAGAGCAGAGTACTGAGGAAGTTGAGAAAGTGCTAACTTCTCATGTAAGTGGGACTACTCCTCTGAGTGTACAATCATCCTTAGCTTATGTAGAAGTGAAATATGACACCATGCTCACTTGTAATTCAGTATCTGTGCCAGAAGGAAGCTGGATAAATCTTAAAACTGGCAAGGTACTATCATCTCATTATCAGCAGACAGATGAATCTTCCTTTCAGAAATTTGAGGAAGACGTGCAACCAATTCGGCATCCTAGCTATACACCTGAGCTGAGTTGTTATGATCTGACTGATAGAGAGATAAGTGAAGGTTCACAACCAACCTGCTGTAGTGATGCATATATGGAATCTGAAATGCCTGATGGATAA